Proteins encoded in a region of the Euleptes europaea isolate rEulEur1 chromosome 3, rEulEur1.hap1, whole genome shotgun sequence genome:
- the SLC25A18 gene encoding mitochondrial glutamate carrier 2, with the protein MRDKKKISLPAKLINGGIAGLVGVTCVFPIDLAKTRLQNQQGQGVYTGMRDCLVKTIRSEGFFGMYRGAAVNLTLVTPEKAIKLAANDFFRQLLTQDGKELTLVREMLAGCGAGTCQVVVTSPMEMLKIQLQDAGRLAAHQQKALRQDGPAAPATHPPPGQPYASGSTAASKRPSATVIARDLLQTQGLAGLYKGLGATLLRDVPFSVIYFPLFANINKLGQKHHEEKASFLHSFMSGCAAGSVAAVAVTPLDVLKTRIQTLKKGLGEDTYNGIIDCARKVWIHEGPAAFMKGAGCRALVIAPLFGIAQGVYFIGIGEYILGFFH; encoded by the exons ATGAGGGACAAAAAGAAGATCAG CCTTCCCGCAAAATTGATCAATGGAGGAATAGCTGGGCTTGTGGGGGTGACCTGTGTCTTCCCTATTGATTTAGCCAAAACCCGTCTCCAGAACCAGCAAGGACAAGGAGTCTACACTGGAAT GCGGGATTGTTTGGTGAAGACCATTCGCTCGGAAGGGTTCTTCGGCATGTATCGAG GAGCCGCTGTAAATCTAACTCTGGTCACTCCTGAAAAAGCAATCAAGCTGGCAGCCAATGATTTCTTCCGACAGTTGCTTACCCAGGATGG AAAAGAGTTGACGTTGGTGAGGGAGATGCTTGCTGGCTGTGGAGCTGGGACTTGCCAGGTGGTGGTCACATCCCCAATGGAAATGTTGAAAATCCAACTCCAGGATGCTGGACGGCTGG CTGCTCATCAGCAGAAGGCGTTGAGGCAGGACGGTCCAGCTGCTCCTGCCACCCATCCACCGCCAGGACAGCCGTACGCTTCTGGGTCCACGGCAGCCTCCAAACGGCCCTCTGCCACTGTGATcgccagagatctcctgcaaaCCCAGGGACTAGCAGGCCTGTATAAAGGATTGGgggccaccctcctcag GGATGTCCCCTTTTCAGTTATATATTTCCCACTCTTTGCAAACATCAACAAACTGGGACAGAAGCACCATGAAGAGAAAGCTTCTttcttgcactccttcatgtcTGGCTGTGCGGCAGGATCCGTGGCTGCAGTGGCGGTGACCCCGCTGGATG TTCTAAAAACCCGAATTCAAACGCTCAAGAAAGGCCTTGGCGAGGACACCTATAATGGGATCATTGACTGTGCCAG GAAGGTCTGGATTCATGAGGGCCCAGCCGCCTTCATGAAAGGGGCCGGGTGCCGGGCACTGGTGATCGCTCCTCTCTTTGGCATTGCTCAAGGGGTCTACTTCATTGGCATTGGAGAATACATTCTGGGATTTTTCCACTAG
- the ATP6V1E1 gene encoding V-type proton ATPase subunit E 1, giving the protein MALSDADVQKQIKHMMAFIEQEANEKAEEIDAKAEEEFNIEKGRLVQTQRLKIMEYYEKKEKQIEQQKKIQMSNLMNQARLKVLKARDDLIADLLSDAKQRLSKVVKDSARYQTLLDGLVLQGFYQLLEPKMIVRCRKQDFPLVKNAVQKNIPIYKAATKKDINVLIDQDTFLSEDIAGGVEIYNNDNKIKVSNTLESRLDLIAQQMMPEVRTALFGANTNRKFLD; this is encoded by the exons ATCAAGCACATGATGGCTTTCATTGAGCAGGAAGCCAATGAAAAGGCGGAAGAAATAGATGCAAAG GCTGAAGAAGAATTCAACATTGAGAAAGGTCGCCTTGTTCAGACACAGAGGCTGAAGATCATGGAGTACTatgaaaagaaagagaaacaaatTGAACAGCAGAAGAAAAT TCAGATGTCCAACCTGATGAACCAGGCACGGCTGAAGGttctcaaagcaagagatgactTGATTGCT GATTTGCTGAGTGACGCTAAGCAGAGACTGTCTAAGGTCGTGAAGGATTCTGCCAGGTACCAAACGCTGTTGGATGGGCTGGTTCTACAG GGATTTTATCAGTTACTTGAGCCGAAAATGATTGTCCGTTGCCGGAAGCAGGACTTTCCCTTAGTTAAG AATGCTGTCCAGAAGAACATCCCGATCTACAAAGCTGCTACCAAAAAAGACATCAATGTTCTCATTGACCAGGACACGTTTCTGTCAGAGGACAT AGCTGGAGGTGTTGAAATCTATAACAATGACAATAAAATCAAAGTTTCCAACACTCTGGAAAGCCGGCTGGACCTCATCGCCCAGCAG ATGATGCCAGAGGTGCGAACGGCACTCTTTGGTGCCAACACCAACCGGAAATTCCTGGACTAA